AGGAACATGCAGGCTTGCAGGAATGCATTATATTGTGAATGCAACGTGTTTATCCGTGGGAAGAGGATCCATTAATTTGCGACGCGCTCGCTAGCCGGTATTCTCGTTTTTCGTTAGTGCGCGCGGATGTACTCGCATTACGCTTAATGTCACGCGCCTAAGCGGCGCGGCGCACATGCGGCCAGCAAATTATCGCCGGTATATAATTGTgctgtgtgtgcgcgcgcgtatatgcGCTCCGTCTTTTCTGTCGGAGCGCGACGCAGCGAAATCAACGTCGTACAGAGAGAGGCGTTATACGGCGCGCCAGGCCGGCGTATCTGCGAAATTATACTTCATTTATATTGCCGCTGTGCGCGCAATCTGCTGCTTTCTGTTAATAGAAACAAGTGTCTCTCTTGCGCTACGTTAAAATAGTCAAATAGCGTACGcgtatataaataactttatcggtaattgtattatataaatcttctCGTTCCAACTCGGTAATAAAGCAATACATTATTTACGGGTTGGTTGTCGCGAACGGTTCACCTCTCCTCGTTACCGTTAAATTACAAGCACGTTGAGCTTTTAATCGAAAGTATTCGcgattaaaatgaattttctCGCCGACGACGTCCGAGTTTGCTCAATTTAAATTTCCCCCTTTTGCCGTGGCATCATCTTTTGTGTATGCGCATAATTATGTCGGATTACGCGCAGAACAGTCGTTGCGCAGTgactcctttttttttttttttaaacgtttgaCAAAGACGGACGCGCCTCGCCTTTCGGTGTCCTGTTCTCTTTCAGTGCTCGTATAACGAAGCGAAAATGTCGACGCGCGTACCGAGACGCATTATGCTGcatgtatttttatcaacgGAAGTGCGTCGTTGTACGTGCGCGCATTCCTGCCGCGGCTGCCTGGAAAAGGCGACGCCTGGAGAAACGCGCGCGATGCACATTTATTGTCTTCTCCTCCTTGCGTTGCATCGCATCGGTTGCATCGGCGTCGCGATCCAGAATCCGCGGATGGATCAATAACGAGGAGACCGATAGCGTCGTGACGGTGACGATTTACATCGTTATCTCGCGAATGAAGTATTTCGCAACAGTGTAATAGTGCGTCTATTATCGATTACGCATACAGAGGCGACGGTTCATTAATACCTGATTGACACGGTTACGGGTTATACAATGGTACTGATGTACTATTGTCTATGATTCAAAGCGAACTGGAAGGGTTGCTTATATAAATCCTCCAAGAACcctaaattaattagataattattctGAAACTTATGTTTGATGTTATAAAGACACTTTACATTATTTCAGACCTgttgtttttattgtaatgtttttattgctttgttttattgtaatgttaataatcaaataaatatttttgaataatttcaagatataaaatgaaaagtaaaCAGTATACGTGTATACGTGAGttaatgcatatatacatatgtatatgtatatataatatcacgCACAATATATTTACCTTGACACGGATGAAAGATAACAAATCCGCTTAATTCAGTCAACAAAATTTCGATGGATTATCAGTCATGATAGTTGACGATCTAATGATTAATCCCGTTATCTGTCGCTGTATCTtgtaaatctaatttattGCCGCCGTAACGCAAGCGCGCGAGAATTGATGTCGGCAGcattgcttaaaaaaaaaaaaagcaggaAGTTAGTAACTATGTGCGAGGTTTGATCGATATCCACACTGCTATTATCCTACGAATTGGCCGGATAATGCGAGGAAAGTTTAATACGTGCGTCAGTGAAACATCAGACATTGAGATAAGCAGATAAGAGAAGCGCAAACGCATATGTATGTTGTGAGTACACGTATGTGAATTCTTATGAAGTAATAGATTGGAATGGCCAGTAATTCGCGGTATCAAaacaaatcaattattaacaagtccggaattattaaaatgctaaaacgtccgaatattttattattcaaatgcgaaaattaattaatacgcaTAAATATTCACAAATACGGAATTTTTTTTCGCATCTTTAGTAAGCGATTATAACTGTTGTATTacttattatgtataaaaataacattaaaatgttgaatactggctcataaaagtaataaccgatcgaaatatattttaaaagaggttaatttaatttggaaaattttttatcttttaaatgaCATCAAATATCGACCGTTTCAGAAGTTTTTatgtatatcaaatatatatagcaAACAATTCGATCTTTGCACTCAAataattttagcaattttGCGCTCGAATGAACACACGGTAACGTTAATTCTGTATTTGGTAAAAGCTGAATTTCCAACGGATTGCTCCGTTGCACATCACATGCACGCTGGCGTATTTTCGATGATCGATGACACGCGCTCTGCCCAGCAAATCTGTCTTCCGCAAATGAGCGTCGAACCCATCGCTACTTACGCGCGTAACATACGTGATGCCGGCGATGTGTTTTGCGAAGCCACGACTGCTGGCGTGCACACCGCATAACCGGATCAGAAACCATGCAATCGTATCTACTTTTCTACTTACGGTTTAGTTGGGGTGCTTCGTGCGCACGTATAGCCGTTGTGTGCGATTACGTACTCGACGTTCGTGACACTTGGTGTCTTTTGTAATGCGCATGCTATAAATTGAACAACGACACCCCTGTATTTTCTTTCGTTTAAAGCGATCTTCTTTCGCGTGAAGTAACTTCGAGCTTTGTCAAAATACTGGCGCGACGCAGTTTTGTTTGCGCTCTTTAAGAGAGCAATCTTCGATCGCGGATGATCgaaggatttttaaaaaaattataacgcaTCCAATATGCTGTAGatataattgagaaaaaattacttttatacttatttactttaacttttgttaaaattgcATAGTTTTTTCGTTTATCACCTTTCtttttcgaataaataaatctcCCGACTACAAACATGTTAACTCTTGGTGTAAAATACCTTTGCTTGTTTTTCCCGCTTGTTAATTACTCCGTTTAATCGTGCGAGTCgtggtaaataatttaaatcataaCTCACAACGTGAACTGGGATAGAGCAAATACCGAGTGCCTCTGAAAATAGATGCTTGTATTacgaataaaaagatatatagcCCGTTATAATGAGCACCAGGAACCTGAAGGAGTTAAGGGCTCCAGCGCATTGCAGCATGTCTTGCGACACGCTCGGGTACAAGTCCGCTCATTTTCTACGGCGTATCGTTAATCTCCGCCGCCTCCTTCATTGTGTCTCTCACGCATGGCCCCCGTTTATTTCCACTAATCAATTATCGGTGCCGCTCGATCACGCCGCTGATTCTTAATCACTTGCCACGATCTTCTCCGCGCCGCTGCTTTACGGATTTTAGAAAGCGGACGCTCTGGATTCCGCCGCGCGATTCTATCGCTCACAGATGGCTGGATAATTATGGCCGAACGACGCTGGTGATACGTGAGCACGGTGATTCAAAGAAAAATCGTGCATGCACGCTGTGCGCACGGGGACTAGCGAGAAGCCGTTAATAAGACTGGCGTAAGATTTCCCACGTTACGAGCCATGGGAGCCTCGATGCACGAAAAATCACGACGGGTAGCTTTACTTTCTGACTAGACAAATGGCACAGACTGTATTGATGAATAGATCGGTATCTTAGTACACTCGCTTTCAGAGAACATTGGCCTCCAGAAATGTAGAATCAATAAGTGCGCAGGTCGAATTCTGAGAATCGATTAAATGCGTATTGTTTATcggtaaatattgtattatccGGCGGCCATTTTTGATGATCGAGCCAAATTGTTCGTTGGATGAAGTGTATACGAGCAATTTATCAATTAGATTTCATTTGATAACAAGCACGATGTGATACTATAATAAGATCTTTGATGATAGGTTGCATCAATATATTCGCTGTATAAttctatgtataattataatagaattaaatatacaagacTCTTTTAAAAGATACATTTTGCTATATTTCGCGAACAAACAATGAAGCGTAATTACCAGATATGTCGACGTATCCTTGCATATACGGTTGTAATCGAATAAGTATCATCCGTTAGGGAATTGTGATATATATCGTGCAGATCGATACGTATCTCGCAAATTAATCGGAGGCTCTTTGATCATTCGCCTATTCTGCTCTGACGCACACGCGatcatacaattaattattgaccCGTTTTAATCCCGTTAGGTCTAATTAGAGAGGATGGTGTCTCGTCTCAAAGTTGTTAATTGAGTTGGTTAATGCGATAAAGGAGTTCGTACTGTTCTCATTCTCCTTCCCCTCTTGCATCATCCATTGTCTCTCTTCTTCTGCCTCTCTGTTTCGCTTTATCTCTTTTCATTGCGGAATTCTAAAGGTGTGCAGATACCTGCAGACAGTGATTATTTCCActacttcaattatttaagttattcTCATCAACGAGCTTTCCAGCACCCGATAAAGATATCAAAGAATCATATATGTCATGCTTAATATTCACGACGCCTCAGATTAAGTGCGTTGAAATATTGCCAAAGCaaacattttctatataaaaataaattacaaattgaaaaGAGTTGATTTATATGtgttattctaaaaaaaaaaattcaggtCGATATAAAGCCTTCGTTGATACCTTTTCTAGAATTACGACGCATAAATGTGgtacagtaataaaatattacgacGGCGGGATGTTCTCGATTGTTTGCAATTAAACTTTCCTTTATTTTGTATCGTATAATAAGGATCGTTTATTCAATcgcataattaaaaagtactttTGTAACTGCGGCATTAttggtaaaaatatttctctcctATGCGTCACGGAAACTGCCCTTCGTCGAGAGATGAATCTCAATGCATTCGATTGATTAAGTCATGCTtttgtcgagataaaatgctCGACCAACagagatttttctttttattgcgGCACTGCTATcggcatttaataaaatatagttcCAATTATGAAATTGCATTGTACGATTATATtctctgagaaaaaaaaattaatttgagtttattttttaaagttattcctcaacaaaagtaaaacattaattacaaaatatatatcattaaaatgcatgtaattaatacacgttataaatatcctaattaatttatgcaatctgttctttcaaaattatacttttccAAACACGGTTAAGActcttgtttatttatttatatatattttttttagttatcgTTTGCACGTAATATATTACGTATACGCGCAACCTGCTCTTCCATCTCAAGAACCATTTACCCGATACGTCCCGTTGCATGCAGCCCAATAAATCGAGACGCCGCACCTCGTTGCACCGCGTGCACAGACGTTAAGTCGATACTGGCCAATAATAAATGTCTCTGCACATGGCAGCGTCGAACCTCCGTTGCCGTGGGTTTTCACGTACCGACGTTAAATTCGGGGCATCGATAATCGAAGTTGGAGCGGTTCTTCGGCGAGGTCGCGGCATTGTACGTCTCCGCATTCGCGATGCGGCGTGTATATGTGCAGAATCACGTCGTTTCGAGATATAACTGTGTAGGCAGACGCTTGGAAAGCCGCGCCATCCCAGGagattcattaattataattaatatcgctGTCGATAATGGCACTAACACTTCGTATAATATTGCCGTGACGTGCATGCATCGCCGTGAGACGCCTCCGCTTTATGCGGTTTGCTCTCGCGGTCTTTTCGCGAGAGCGGTCGTGATCGATGTAACCCTCCATCTAACTGGTGTTGTGAGAACACACTGCTTGTTTGcatctatattataaatatatatattcatttattttgtagttaataattaaaaatcgctattttaattattttgcataggTTTATACAAACGagagtaataaataaataattcattaataaatagcGAAAAATAAGGAGGATATTTGTGTTTGCAggttacatgtattttttaaattttctttgtgaattacacacataattattaaatgatacGATATGTAATCAgtgtattatgtaatataaatataatagaataatataagtacgaatttttataaagacaaACCGATAACTATAAATGTGCAAGTTTGCTTGTTGAGAATAAATTGTCATCCAACGATCTCGAGGATCGTTCAATATTAAGAGCTAATTCGCTAGTCTGACAGGTGTAAGAATTGATGCCTAAGGAACGTCTCTGACGTAGATTGAGTATCGATCATTATACGCGTTGTGGTTATAAATTGTCGTTACGAATCAATTGGCCGTCGAGCGTGACTGTTCGTGGATGCAATTAACTATTGGTGAAAAGCGATTTCACTCGGTCAACTTGCTGATGAGAAAGGTGAGAAGGTATCTGGGGCACTTTTATTAATGGGAACatattttacgttattttggtaaaaaattttttatttttataattatctggATTGAGGTAAAATCAAGTATTTAAAGTTTCACgtgagttaattaaaaaaaaaaacgacaatgtaataatttttaagacaatttttctagatacaaatttaaataaagattaaagtaATCGATTTGAGCAGCATGTACACTAATTAtttcaactttattaaatttctttagttcaaatatttatgcatttaacttaaatatacaaaatacttgagtttcaattcaagtatttatatatatcaaatatttaactaaaataccataatatttaaattgaagacatttaatcaagttgaaaaatttagttaaattagcaaattttttctcagtgcagtAATATTCTGTCCCGTAGTTAAAAGTTTTTCAAGTCGTTCTGCTACGCGTGTAAAAAAGTCGGCGATTTATGTACGCTTAAACGTACAAATCGGTGCAGCAATGCACCAAGATGAAGGGTAGCTCCGACGTGGATTAAACGACGCTGATTATATGCATCTCGGTTGTAAATCGTTACAAATTAATCGGCCGTCAGACTCCCCTGCGTGTCCATCGATGGATGGGATTAAGCACTTTGGAAGAGGGATCGATTCGCCGAGCATCGATCAGAATTCCTATACACCTCTTAACCTTTAGCCGATGTTGAATCGTTTACTttgagagaggaagaaaagaaaagtaattcTTCTTTTTGCACGGATGGATATCGAAGTGCATATGGTTTGCTGAATTTCAGTATACGTGAGAAACACTCTATACACAGAGGAGAGCGAAAGAAAGGAGAGGTATAGTATTCGTTACCGTCAAACCTCTTGACCTCTTGCTGATAGAGGATCGATGTATCTCTCCTGATTTTCGATCTTCTCTCGTATGAATCTACGATTAGAAAAATTGCGCGCTTCCTGATGGATCGATTACCTTGATCGATCGAGCGTTATAGCGCGTACTTTTTGTAATTGCTGCGTATAAAATAACTGTACTATAAATACTAATGGCTAGCCTGGATGAACTGATAATTAATAGCTGCGATTAATTTGACACTGGTATCTTATATCAAATCTCGTTGAATCAGCGCTGCGCGGTTCGGCTGTTCGATTGGATGGATAATGTTGAGCAGTATTGTACGATTGAAATAGTCTGAAATGGATGAGTTTACAAACTATCctgaaattttacaataattttacgttGTTTTTGCTCAggtaattttctataaacaaGTAACGGATGTTATACGtcgattttacaatttataattacagaaaaacaggattaacttttaaatgtaattaatgttttgtaatattcTGTAATGAAATTTACGTCAGGAAGCTTCTAATTATTTGAGTGTTTTGCACTGCGttgttatttgtaaaaatgtgaATTCGAAGGAAATGTTCACTTTTGACGCAGGCAAATCCATGTCCCCACCCAATTGTAATTCTGAAGGATGTGGCGTCATCGGATATGGAATCCTTGCTGCGTTTCATGTACCACGGCGAGGTGCACGTGGGACAAGAGCAGCTACCTGCCTTCCTGAAGACGGCTCAGATGCTTCAAGTGCGGGGTTTGGCGGACGTTAATAGCGGCGCGACGAAAATTCCGTCGTCGTCGGCCGGCAACAACGGTAGCGCACCTGTAAGTTGTCCCCGCGGCAGTTTAATATGGAAgttggaaaattaattatacgaaTTATACGGCTGGTTTcgaacttttaattaatttagccttaattaaaacgaattttaattaatgtgcTTTTAACACTACGCCGTCGCCGTTACCGTGACAGGCGGAATCCCCGGCTAGAGTTTCCTGCTTCGTCCTTTAGCTTTTAATTTCACGACTTATAATAGACGTTAGACAAATATTACGCGGAAGTTTTAATAATGGATGAGCATCCGGAGTTTCGCGGATTATAATGAGATTAttgaatgttaaatattagttGAAACTAAATTATGAAGAATGATTGCGTGACCTTTTTCATGGATGCTGTACTATCATCCGTATGTTGTCTTTAATTTGAGCAGGCGACCCCACGTAATTGGCAGGATAATGGCAGAGGAGATCTCAATGACAGTGAAAGTCCACCGGAAAAGCGAGCAAGAAGTTACAGCCCGCCAATGGGTAACCACGTCGAACAAAAGTCAGATCTTCAGGAATCTTTGTTAGGTCAAGCACTCGAAGGTGGCCCTACGATACACACGGCATCCTCGAACAACATACAGGTgagtaaatattttctagtAATCGTGATTTATTACTACATGAAGTGCAAGTTCATTGCAAGTTATTATAGCTTTGTGAAACTGATTAGCATCGTTGCAGTCGATTAACAGCTATTTTTGATTGGTATTTCATAAGTAtgggaatattttattttcaggcGCAGTCGACTGGCGAAGACTCGAACTCTATGTCGGAAAACGAGGAGGATATGTCGAATCACGGCAGCATCCTGAACGCGGTGAAGACCGAGCCAAGTGACATTCTGAATGACTCTATAGAACATCACCGTAACAGTTTTCCCGCAGCGTTGTTGAGTCTTCAAGGTAATTATTTGGCTTTTATGCTTAAAATTCTCTCACATTgacttttatataacattttatactccgagattatatcttttactttatttgggattaatttaataataaatatcacgtAATCTGCGAACAAAGTAAGCAGACTATTGATCTGTTTGagaaatgttttacattaataattgcttATGTAAATAACAGCCACTTCGTTATTTATAAGGCAGAGCTGAATTTATGGATGGACCAAAGAAATCCGAGTATTGTCGAAAGGATgcaaattagttttttaattaatagcacatttaattactaattacatttgtaattaattattaattcctCGTCCAGTTACTAATTACTTTCGTAATTAGCAATTAGCCCGACTTAATTACTAATTACGgcttcaattaaaattaattaatgaataattacaattatttctatttgtgtacataatttcaTTGTATTCTTTGACTTATGAAAATGTGTTAACATGaatctattattaaatgtaataaactaacatattattaacataattcgATTTCGTTTACCTGTGCTATGGTTAATTGAGCGATATAAATCtcatgatttatatttatatttaccgTGAAATAGTAGTTGACTTTGTTAATACATACTACGTGTActgcatattattaaatattaaaaattaatcataattttattacgttttgcGATAATTTACtaagacaatatatattatacctttaattttccatttatacataatatataaatagttgcATTTCTTCTCTTATTTAGTGatgttaatctttttaaatttatctaattgatctctatttataaattgcagGTATGAACATGCCAGGACCTTCCGGTATGCATCAGGTAGCCAATCAAGATCCAAATTACGGTAAGTTTATCAAATCTACGATTTGATCTCTCAACCCTTTTGAACATTCTTAAAGCCCAGACTAGTATCCTTCCGTCGTTTTCCTCTGATCTCTCGTTGTTGCGTTGAATGCATGAAACTCTCGTACCTCTCACAACCCTTGCATCCCTTGTCAGCTACCCCTCTTATCACACGGTGAGCAGCAACTTATTATGGAGTCGTATCTCAACGGCTCTTTTatgattttcattattatgGTATCTTATATGGCGGAGATATAAATCCTTTTCATAGTAACCATCATGCAATTACTTTTCTATTCGGAAACTAGCTTCACATTGTATCTTCGTCATTGTCTTGTCTGCAATGTGAGGCTTATTTTCGACGTCTCCTATTACCTTAAAAATTGTGCAAGTGTGAAATCGATCCGCGTCattacttacaaaattttcaggatcagagaaaaaaatcgagttgtaaatctaaaattatattatctatgattatctaaaacaatttcaattatGCGTGTATCGATTTAGTGATCTTATTTGATCataaaattggaaataaaTCGCGATATGAGAAGATAATGAAGAAGAGACGAAAAATAGGGCGCACAAGAGCGCCAGGAATGATTAAGGCCTTATTAACTCGCATGATACGAAGGATCAAATCCTTCAATCCTAGGTTTAGAGAGAAGCTCGTTGGGGGAGGGTACGAAAATTATCGAGGGCAAATTGTCTTTAATACCTGAAAATACACTTTCACAAAAGAGAAAGTTGAAAAATGCATAAGAAAGGGCTGCGGGAGGCAAAGAAAAGCGATTGAATAGTGTTTAAGGGATCGTACGAGGTTGGCTGTGAGGACTGACATTGGCTGGTGGTTCCAGGGCGGTGGCAGCCCTCTGGAGGAGATGGTTCAAGCTCAAGTTCCGGTTGGCTGCCGGGTACATCTTCCAAGAACGAGCACGCCGGGTCTGAAACCTACCAGAGCGGCGGAGGTCACAACTCGAAAGGGCAGGATCTCTCGACCCTTCTAcagcatcatcatcatcaacaTCATCACCACCACGCCACCAGCCAACAGTCATCGCAGCAACACACCCTTAATGCCCTCAACTCCCTCAATAACCTAAACAGTGAACAACTGACGATCATGCATCAGAAACTGCAGAATAATCTCCAAAGTCTCCAGCAGAGCACTTCTGGTAAGAGCGATCAACTAAATCTGATGCTGCAATCTTGCGCGAAGGACAAGATCGAGAGCATGGCGATACTCCATCAACAAACACACAGGCGGTATCATCAGCAAAGAGAGGATCCTAATCACGGCGGTAAACCTAAGTGTCCCGAATGTGGCAAGATATACTCGAACAATTCCAATCTAAAACAGCACATCGTCAACGTTCACACTGTTCAAACTGAGTATATCTCGTGTCACGTATGCAACAAGCAATTCAAGACCAAGCAGTATCTGCAGATTCATCTTCTTTCTATGCATGGTATCAGAAAGCGAAAAACCTATCCTCTGTATCAGATGCAACCGCACGTACAGCCGCAACCGCAATCTTTGCAGTCTGCTTCGCAAGTTTCCACGAGCCAGCAGTCTCAACAGTAATATTCCACGGCTGACAGATGATTCGGAGATGAGCACCAATCTGGAAACTGATTGAAGAAGACCCGCGATTTACATATATGCGCGTGGAAGATCATTCGCTGATTCCTCATAATTTGTGATCCCTTGTGAAGACTTCgacaaatgtttttatagTGATGAATCCATTGTTATTGCGCTATGAAAAAATCAAATGTGAAAAACGCGCTGCATAGATGACAACGTGTGCTTGTGTGCTTTAGCAGAAGTGAGTTGACGCTGGCGATATCATGATCGcagatgtaatatatatattctgtgAGATGCGCTGGAGGAAGGTGCGTAAACCCAACGTAGATTATACCTTAATTTgtctttttgataattaatgataTCGAAGCATCGAACAAAGATAATTGCACACCTTGTTAAAATGGCATGCAATTATACACCTTGATAAGACTGCACGAAgtaatattatactatttagTGTTGAGATGATTTTATAGCTAGTTTATTTATGAGTTTGAACATAAACTATGACGAAGAGTTTTTGCTCTGATTTCTGTCATAATttgaatttgtattattatttctttatcgataaagaaattatataataaataactgttttttttacttttttatgtttttataagtttacttatgctgagaaaattttaataaattcactCAGTTATTTTTGTTCACATGagagcaataaatatttaaattttgtaatttgatCACAAGCTGATTCGATtctttattatacacatacatatgttgaaagtattattacaaaatatctttagttaaatatatgtaatcgagaaaattataaatttataaatttatatgcatatatagtatttttaaaagtattatttaaaagttattaatataatatttcgaaTAATTTCATTGCACATTTGACCTCCCTCTCAGCGCATCAATGGTGGTTAAATTTGACCCTGAGTGTGCGTCGAAAAGGCCGCGCCTAAGCGATCGAAGCTCACACTCGTAGGTATTCGTTTTTTATTAGAGTTCGGATAAGGGTGCGGAGGTGTCGATAGGTAAGGTGGAGGCAAAGAGGGTGCTGGTACGAGAATTGGCCGACCTATTTTCGTACCATACCGCAGTGCGCAGTTCACCCTTCGCGTTGACGATAAGCAGGCCTCCTCGATTGGTCGGAAGAGCAAGAACGGGGGTGAGCGTGAGAGAGACAAAGCTTGAAAAAGGTTCCTTTACCGCATTATAACTAGTGCGATAAGTAAGATGGTATGATCAACTTCGTTTTTTGAAAAGCAGGCTCGCGTCGTGAAGCCATCCTTTTACGATATACTCATCTTTTGTGAAATCGCCTGCTTTCA
This genomic stretch from Monomorium pharaonis isolate MP-MQ-018 chromosome 4, ASM1337386v2, whole genome shotgun sequence harbors:
- the LOC105839837 gene encoding broad-complex core protein isoforms 1/2/3/4/5 isoform X4, whose product is MAASSSSSTGGEQQYSLRWNDFQSSILSSVRQLRDVEDFVDVTLACDSCSFTAHKIVLSACSPYFRNLLKANPCPHPIVILKDVASSDMESLLRFMYHGEVHVGQEQLPAFLKTAQMLQVRGLADVNSGATKIPSSSAGNNGSAPATPRNWQDNGRGDLNDSESPPEKRARSYSPPMGNHVEQKSDLQESLLGQALEGGPTIHTASSNNIQAQSTGEDSNSMSENEEDMSNHGSILNAVKTEPSDILNDSIEHHRNSFPAALLSLQGMNMPGPSGMHQVANQDPNYGSAMPKREEAAMAATATDTTQAVENFARLYTVLRHDDTRPLCRYCGRSYSSPSNLRQHVKNVHSNWPPPDTWPQCNVCGKRCKTKHYLINHQLQAHGIHQRPSMNNPVTQQQQQQQLHQSPSSSSLP
- the LOC105839837 gene encoding protein abrupt isoform X5, with amino-acid sequence MAASSSSSTGGEQQYSLRWNDFQSSILSSVRQLRDVEDFVDVTLACDSCSFTAHKIVLSACSPYFRNLLKANPCPHPIVILKDVASSDMESLLRFMYHGEVHVGQEQLPAFLKTAQMLQVRGLADVNSGATKIPSSSAGNNGSAPATPRNWQDNGRGDLNDSESPPEKRARSYSPPMGNHVEQKSDLQESLLGQALEGGPTIHTASSNNIQAQSTGEDSNSMSENEEDMSNHGSILNAVKTEPSDILNDSIEHHRNSFPAALLSLQGMNMPGPSGMHQVANQDPNYGKFIKSTI
- the LOC105839837 gene encoding broad-complex core protein isoforms 1/2/3/4/5 isoform X2 — its product is MAASSSSSTGGEQQYSLRWNDFQSSILSSVRQLRDVEDFVDVTLACDSCSFTAHKIVLSACSPYFRNLLKANPCPHPIVILKDVASSDMESLLRFMYHGEVHVGQEQLPAFLKTAQMLQVRGLADVNSGATKIPSSSAGNNGSAPATPRNWQDNGRGDLNDSESPPEKRARSYSPPMGNHVEQKSDLQESLLGQALEGGPTIHTASSNNIQAQSTGEDSNSMSENEEDMSNHGSILNAVKTEPSDILNDSIEHHRNSFPAALLSLQGMNMPGPSGMHQVANQDPNYGRWQPSGGDGSSSSSGWLPGTSSKNEHAGSETYQSGGGHNSKGQDLSTLLQHHHHQHHHHHATSQQSSQQHTLNALNSLNNLNSEQLTIMHQKLQNNLQSLQQSTSGKSDQLNLMLQSCAKDKIESMAILHQQTHRRYHQQREDPNHGGKPKCPECGKIYSNNSNLKQHIVNVHTVQTEYISCHVCNKQFKTKQYLQIHLLSMHGIRKRKTYPLYQMQPHVQPQPQSLQSASQVSTSQQSQQ